CATCAATGAAGATGATCCCATGCTCCGCGCGCTCCACATCATTGTCAGCAGCAGCCAGAAGCTTGCTTACAACACTTTCTATATCATCCCCGATATAGCCTGCCTCCGTCAGAGAAGTGGCATCCGTCAGTGCCAGCGGCACATCCAGAAGCCTTGCCAGTGTCTGCACCAGATAAGTCTTTCCGGAACCGGTGGGGCCAATCATAAGCATATTGGACTTTTCAATCTCAATCCCGTCTTCCTTTGCAGAAAATACACGCTTATAATGATTATAAACTGCCACTGACATTACTTTCTTTGCTTTCTCCTGCCCGATGACAAATTCATCCAGCATTGCTTTCAGCTTATGTGGGGGCGGAACGTCTTTCAGTGAAAACTCTTTTTGTGGTTTCTGAGTCTCTTCCTCCTTCTTCTTCTTAACTCTCTGCTTAGGCGGAATCTGATTCTGAAGTGAACTTAAATCAATCATGCTCACATTCGGCGGCAGATTGCTGAGCAAATCGTTATAATTTATATTATTATTATTCATGGTATCAAAGCTTTTTTGCATGCAATCGGTACATATATGGATATTTCCCGGAATAGCAATCATCTTCCCCGCCTTACTCTCCGGTCTCCGACACATGAAACAAACTTTTTCAAGTTCAGAATCGTCTCCGTTCTGATTATCTGTAAAACCGGAATCCCCATCCTTTTCCTTCAGATTCTGGTCCTCCGGCTGATCTATCTTATCTTTGTCCTCTGACATAATACTTTCCTCACTTTCTGTATTTATTATATCTGATATTCACCTGCGTCACAAGTAAAGATTTTATTAAACTATTCAGCCATGCGGAATCGAGCTTATGGCTGAATAGTGCTCTTGTGTCAAAAATGGAGTTTATCCTATGCAAGCTTGCTTGCTTGAGGATAAACTCCATTATTCTGGATTGCTCCGCACTTTGTGGCATCATATTATTTTCCAAAAGGATTGATCTGCTGTTGATTCGGCTGTTCCGGTGTGGTCTGTTTCATATCCGACTTGTCACCAAGAGTCACCGAAACCGTCTTCTCCTCGTATTCTCCCGCTCCCATACGCTGAATCTTCACCTCAACAGTCTCACCCTTTGCGTAATACTCAAGAGCGGCTTTTAAATCTGCCATTGAAGAAATTTTTCTGCTGTCGACTTCTGTAATAACGTCTTTTGCACGAATGCCTGCCTTGTCGGCCGGGCCTCCTTCTTCAACCGAACTTACATATGCCCCAACCGGGATACTGTAGGCGGAGTTAATATCTGAAGATACATCGACTCCTTCAATTCCGATATAGGAAGCATCACTGTCCCCAACTTTACTTCGTGTCTGCACATTCATCAAGTTCTGCAAAATTGGCTCTGCCTTTGAAAGCGGAATTGCAAATCCCATACCTTCCACACTTGTACTTGAATACTTTGCTTCATTAATACCAATTAGCTCACCCTTCATATTCAGGAGTGCTCCGCCGCTGTTTCCCGGATTAATGGCCGCGTTTGTCTGAATCAGGCCTGCGGACTCAGCAGCTTCGCCTGTTGTCTCGCTCTGTGTCTGTACGGTACGATTTGTTGCACTTATGATTCCATTGGTCACAGATTGCCCGTATCCCAATGCATTTCCGATTGCTACTACTTCCTCTCCAATCTGCAGTGCATCAGAATCCCCAAGGGTTGCCACTTTAATCTTATTCATGGTCTCTTCCGGAATGTCTGAAAGCTTTACAGCTACAACGGCCAGATCATTATCAGAATCAGTGCCTTTAATCTGGGCTTCTACTGCTGTATCATCAACAAAGGCTACCGATAGTTTGGATGCACCTTCCACTACATGATTATTGGTTGCAATCAGAAGCTCATCATCATTCTGTCCCACGATTACTCCGCTGCCGCTGGCCGGAACAGTTTGGGCATAGGTTCCGAAAAAGCTTTCCACTGTTTCCACCGTTTCAGTAGAGATAGCCACCATAGCCGGTATCGCATTTTTCGCCACCTCGGCAACACTGTAGGTTCCGCCGATGCTGGAAGAAGACGTTTCCTTCACACCGTCCGAACTGCCTGACGCAACGGCTGTATTTTGTATAGCAGGAGCAGATGATGTTCCGTTAATCTTTTCCCCTGCATAATTTACACCATACATTACGGATCCCGCCACGAGACCGAATACCAGAGCCATGGCTACATTGGAGGCCCAGCGTTTGCCGGTTCCGGATGTGTTTCTGTCTTTACGGTTTCTTTTCTTCCCGGTATCTGATGTATCTGCCATCTGCTTATTGATATGATAATAGGAACGCTGATGCTCTGCCGGCCCCTGTTCAAAGCTCTGCGTACTTCCCGAATTCACATTGCTGCTGCTCTGCTGTGTCTCCTGATGCTCCAGGGAGTCCTGTATATTATGTTCCACTGTTTCAGTCGCATGTTTTGCCATATCGGCATTGGCGACACCACTTTCCCTTGCTTCACTGTTAAGCCTGGGATTGACCCAGCTGTATGTGGAATCTTCACTATTTTTATTTTGATCATTCTTTTCACTGTTGTTGTATTCTTCACTCATAGTCCTTACCTCTCTTCTCTGTTCTTTATAAAGTTGAACGGCTTTTTCCGTGTCACAAAAGTGTGCCTTTATCTATCTCATTTACAACTCCTATATTACGTGACAATTGTGTTTAATATGTGAAAAACCTTTAAAAAAAAAGTGAAAAGAACACAGGTGATCTATTCTACTGTCACCGACTTTGCCAGGTTTCGCGGCTTATCGACATCCAGACCTTTTCCTATCGATACATAATATCCAAACAACTGAAGGGGTATCACAGCAAGCGAATTCGTAAAGTAGGGATTGGTTTTCGGAATATACACACAATAATCTGCCACCTTTTCCACCTCCGTATTCTCTACTGTGGTCACCGCCATTACAAAGGCACCTCTGGTTTTCACTTCCTGGATATTACTGATTGTCTTTTTATATAAATCCGGCTGTGTCAGTACAGCTACCACCAGTCTGCCATCCTCGATTAAAGAGATGGTTCCGTGTTTCAGCTCCCCTGCGGCATAGGCTTCCGAATGAATATACGAAATCTCTTTCAATTTCAGGGAGCCTTCCAGAGAGATTGCATAATCTATACCTCTTCCTATAAAAAATACATGTTCCGTTGCCAGATAGCGATTGGCAAACTTCTGCACATTTTCCTTATGACTTAAAAGCAGAGAAATCTGTTCCGGAAGCTGCTTCAGCTCTTCAAGCATGGATGCAAATACATCATTATCGATGGTACCTCTTACTTTGGCAAACTTCAGTGCCAGCAGGTATTCCGCAATTAACTGTGTGCTGTAAGCCTTTGTGGTGGCAACAGCAATTTCAGGACCCGCCCAGGTATACATTACATTGTCAGCTTCACGCGCAATAGAGCTTCCTACAACGTTTACAATTCCCAGCGTCTTGACGCCATGAGATTTTGCTTCCCTGAGGGCCGCAAGGGAATCCGCTGTTTCACCGGACTGGCTGACGATGATGACAAATGTATCGGGTTCAAAGATAGGATGTCTGTATCGAAACTCGGAGGCCAGATCCACTTCTACCGGTATTCTGGCAAGACCCTCAAATACATATTTGGCCGTAACACCGGTATGATAAGCGGAGCCACATGCCACGATATATATTTTACGGATTTTGCGGATTTCATCTTCGGACATACCCAACTCCTGAATCACAATATCTCCATCCTTCAGACGGGGATTCAAGGTATCCGACACCGCTTTCGACTGTTCATACATCTCTTTCAGCATAAAATGCTCATAGCCGCCTTTTTCCGCAGCATTGATATCCCAGTCAATCGTTGTCGCTTCTTTCGTCAGCACCTCTTCATCAATATTGTAAAAGGTCAGTGAATCCTTTGTTAACTTTACGATTTCCTCATTCTGGATAAAATATACCTGACGCGTGTATTTCAGAACTGCCGGTGCATCGGACGCTATAAAATTCCCTTCATTGCTTTCTCCCACAATCAGAGGACTGTCTTTCCGAACTGCATAGATTTCATCCGGATGATCCTGAAACATAATCCCCAGCGCATAAGATCCTTCCATACGGTGCATGATCTTCGTGATCGTATCTACCGGATTTCCATTATAATAGTAATCCAACATATGTGCAATTACCTCAGTGTCTGTCTCCGATAAAAATTTATATCCTTTATTTTCAAGTTTTTTCTTTAATTTTAAATAATTTTCTATGATTCCATTATGAACAACAACGATGGAACCATCTTTGTTCAGGTGTGGATGAGCATTTGTGTCGGAAGGTTCCCCGTGAGTAGCCCAACGGGTGTGCCCGATTCCGATTGTACCGGGAAGCGTGCTCCCCCCGTGTGTCAGATCGTCCAGAACCTTCAGTCTTCCGGTGGCCTTTACCATCCGAATCTCTTCTCCGCTGGATACTGCGATACCGGCAGAGTCATAACCCCTGTATTCCAGTTTTGACAGTCCATCCAGTAAAATGGGTGCCGCCTGATTTTCACCTATATATCCAACTATACCGCACATACAAATATCCTCCATCTATAATTAGTCTAGTCATTTCAAAATAATATCAGATATATACAATTTATTCAATCCAATAATTCCTGTTCATCGTGCATTGGCGAATTAATGCATCCGGTAATATGCCGTAATGCTTCCCCATAAAATATCCGATATATTTTGCTCCACTTTGAAAAAACAGCTGAACCAGAAGCCATGGTCTCCTTATCCTTAGCACATATGCCGCTGATTTCCTGACCAGACGGATTCCCTCCCCTTCCGAAGGATATGCAGAAAATATCTCGGGATAATCCGCCTGGGATACGCCCAAATCAAAATTCCGCTTAAATTGCTGACGGCAGGAATAGTTATGGGAATGAAACACTTTTGCATCGGCAGCATAGGCAATTGCATAACCTGCCAGAATCAGCCTTCCTCCATAAATCATATCTTCATTAAATATGGCACTGTCTTCAAAACCGCCCAGTTCCTCGTAGGTTCTGCGGTCATAGGCTGCGCAGACATTGGAACAGAAGAATGTTTTGATACCCAGCCTGGACAAATCATCCTTATCCTTAATATCCGGTTCCTTCGGATAATTAAAGCTCCTTGCAAATTGCTCCAAAGGCCCGCAGTCCGGCATCGGCAGCTGTCTTGCATATGCAGCCCGTACGGAAGGCAGTTTGAAGCACTTGACCATTTCTTCAACCAGATAGTGGTCCGCAGGCACGGCATCCTGAGTCATGAATAGCAGAATATCCGCATCCGACAAATCCGCCATGAATCTTCGCGTTTTTCCATGGTCAAATTCTTCTGCCGTAATGTGCTTTACATACAAATCAGAAACCTCCCGTTCCCATTCGGGATTCCAAAAGGTTTCATCTGTGTTTACAATTATAATATTCCGCACATGGTAAGACTGCTGCGCAATGCGGCGCAGCAGTTCCGGAAAATTTTTATCAGGTTTAAAGGTTGGAATTAAAACATCTATGGTATAAGCATGCATCGTCTCAATCATTGTGGAATCTCTCCCGTCTCAGATGATGACGGAATACTGTCTTCACCATATCCGCTTTCTTCTATAATGTGGTTGCTGTACTCCATCACCTCAGCAGACGGCTGGTAATCAGTCTCCGCAGGAAACAGAAAGTTATGCAACTTCACCACATTCGTTTCCAGCGTCACCGGAATTACGCAGTCATTTCCATCCATGGCCTTCGTCACATTCGCCCCTTCCAGATGATCAAAGGGAAATCCTGTCTGCTCTCCCATATTGTAGCTTAAAAGGTTCATTCCCATCTTCAGGATTTCCTGCTTGCTAAGAGAAGTCTTAATCATAGGAAAGACCGTATCCATAATTTTATTCAGAGTTGGTAAATCTGCAGACTTGGCTTTTTCCATAATTTTTCCAATTACGAGTCTCTGCCGTGCCGCCCTGCGGAAATCATTACCCGCCGTAGCACGAATACGCGTATAAGAGACGGACTGCGACCCGTTCAGGTGAAAGGTCATCGTCTGCGCGCCATCAAGCTCCGACTTATCAGGAACCTCAATCTCTTCATACTCCACACCGGCGATTTTCGAAGTCTCTTTGTTGTAATTATTCAAATGAATGAGTTCTTCCCTGGTAAGATCAATATCCAGACCATCCAGCTTATTAATGACCTCCGTGAGTGCCTTAAAGTTCACCGCCGCATATTCCGTAATGTTCAGATCCAGATTCTTATTCATCATCGTCAGCATATGCTCAGGACCGCCAATATTGTATGCAGCATTACATTTGGTATAACGGTTTTGTCCGTCTTTTGTGAATACATTCAGCCAGGTATCCCTGTACAGTGAAACTAAACGGATCGACTTACTGTCATGATCCACACAGGCAACGATCATCGTGTCGCTCTGGATACCGGAAGCCAAAGAATTGTCCCGGCTGTCCAGCCCCACCAGTGCTACCAGCTCAGTTCCGGTCCTGGTGTTCTCCTCTGTCGCTTTTATCACAGACTGGTTAACTCCGATTTTGCTGTAATCCAGATCGTCATTCTCCACCTTATCCAGCTTGGAATTCACATAGGCAAATCCAAACAAGGCCGTTCCCAGAACCAGCAGTGCTACCAGCTCGATTCCAAAAATGATTCTTCTGCGGCGGCGTCTTTTGTAAGCTTTACTCTTCTTATTTACTCTTTTTTTTGACATGTTTTTGTCCCCTTGCTTCTTTGGTAGTATCTTTCCTTATATGTTTAATAGGCATTCTGATTTACAAAGCCACGGAAAATCGTCAGAAATAAGATCTTGATATCCAGACCGACGGTCCAGTTTTCAATATAATATAAGTCATAGTCTATTCTTTTGCGTATAGAGGTATCTCCGCGATATCCATTCACCTGTGCCCATCCGGTTATGCCCGGACGCACCTGATGCTTGACCATGTATCTAGGTATCTCTTCTCTGAACTTTTCCACAAAAAAGGGACGTTCCGGGCGTGGTCCGACCAGACTCATATCTCCTTTTAAGACGTTAAACAACTGTGGTAATTCATCAATGCTGGTTTTCCTCATAATTTTACCAATTCGTGTAACACGGGGATCATTCCTGACCGTCCATGCCTTCTTTTCTTCACATGCCGGCTGCTGTTCCATAGACCGGAACTTATACATCTCAAAGCTTCGGTTGTGCAGACCTACTCGTGTCTGCCTGTAAATCAAAGGCCCCGGAGAAGATACCTTCACACCAATGCACGCAAACAGCATGACCGGGGAAAATAAAAGAATGCAGAAAATGGATCCGACTATATCCATCGCCCTCTTTATCATAGCATTGAACGTATTCGTCAATGGTACATAGCGTATATTAATAACAGGAAGTCCAAGCAGATCTTCTGTATATGGCTTGGTCGGTATGATATTATGATAATCCGGAATGAATTTGGTATGAACACCGGATTTCTCACACAAAGCCACAATCTCTTCCAGGCGGAAGTATTCATTCAGCCCAAGAGAGATTGCTATCTCATCCAGTCTGTTCTCCGGCAGAATTACCAGCAGATTGGCAATTCGTCCCAGAACCTTAATTCCTTTATAGGTGGTACCCGCCTCTACGTGGTCATCCAGAATCCCTCTTATCGTATATCCCCACTGGGGATTTGCTATGATTCTGTCAATGTATTCCTCAGCAGCCCTGCTGTACCCCACCAGGAGTATATGCTTTTGATTATAGCCCAGTTTCCGCATCTTTCTTAAAGAAAAGCGGATCAGGTTTCGGACTACTACCTCCAGCATGCAGTTAAGAACAAAAAAGAGTCCCAACGCCGTACGGGAAATATGACTCTGCTTCATCAGATACAAAAACAGGACAGTCACCAGGATACCCAGGGTATTCGCCTTAACAATATTGGCAAATTCCAGCCGTCTTCCCTGCACTCTTTTCGGCGTATACAGCCCACATCCATAATACAGCAGCAGATAACCCGGAACAATTAGCAGCAGCAGCTGCATATAGGAAGAAAATGGCAAGACTCCGCCTTCGAAGAAACCAAATAACGGGGTTTTAAATTTTAGTACCCACGACAGCCAGTAGGTAAATGCGATTACAAAACCATCGATCACCACATGGAGCCGGTTAAAGTACTTCTGATTATCTTTAATCATGACACTACTTCACCTTTCAGGTACCGATATCACAGCTTCTGTTTCTTTTGTGATACCATGTCACTACCAAAATAACTATACAATAAATCAAAAAAAAGAGCAACTAAATATTTTCTTAAGAAAATATAACCTAATCCACCACTCTGCGTACAATATTAATCAACAGTTCCCACTGTATCCGAACATAATGGGGTAAATTTTTCCCGCAATAAGGCACTTTTTTTCCATTTCTCCTTGCTTTTCCGGCGAGGGTAAATCCATTTTTCATACCGGCAATATATTCCCGTCCAAACCCCTTTCCCGCAAAGAATACCATTTTTATCAAAAACCCAAGGATGAGAAGCGGCAGATTTATGATAATCTGTACAAAAGGCATATTCTTGTATAGCATATATATATTATTTCTGGAGGAATATCGAATCTTGAACAGATTATACCGGGATCCGCTGGTTCCGCTTCCGATATGGTATACCTTCGCCCTCGGAATATACCAGTTTTGATACCCTTGCACCTTCGCCCGGTATCCGATATCAATATCCTCCAGATAGGCAAAGTGCTCTTCGTCAAAGAGGCCGATCTGTTCAAATACCTCTCTTCGGTAGATGGCGGCTCCGGCACAGGCGGCAAAGATTTTCTCCTCCCTATTATATAGGGATGCATCCTTACCCTTTCCCCTTGCAAATGCCCATCCAAGCGCATTATAGAAATTTCCCGCATCATCCAGAAGCGTACGGTTTTGGAACTGAATCATCTTGGCAGCACAGGAAAACGCCTTCTTTCGTCTTCTTATTCCATCCAGAAGCTGTTCGGCAAAATCCGGAGCCGCTTCCGTGTCATTGTTCAGCAGTATCACATAGGGACTTTTTGTTGCTTTTATCCCTTCATTCACCGCATGACAAAAACCGGTATTCTCTGAAAAAGCAATCACCTTTACCTGTGGATACTCCTTTTGAAGCAATTCCAGGCTCCCATCCGAAGAACCATTGTCCACCAGGATGATGGACAGCTTTTCGTATGTCTGATTAAGCAGTGAATCCAGGCAGGTCTGCAGATACTGCTTTCCGTTATAATTCGGTACAACTACGGATACTTCGTCCATACTCTCTCTCCTTCAGGCACGCAGTGAGTAATTCCATTTACTCAATGTGAGGTTTTTATTGTAACAGGGGTCACCGTTCTTTAAAAGCGTAATCCACCTGGTCCGCATAAATTCAATCTCATCTTGAAATCTGCGTACTTTTTCTTTACTATCCTCCAGACCGCGGGATTTCGATTCATAGTGATACATCTCCACGTGTGGATTATATACTACAAGAAATCCTTCTTTACCCGTTCTCAGACAGAGGTCGACATCATTAAAAGCTACCGCTAATTTCTCTTCAAAACCGCCAACTTTTTCAAATATACCGCGTTTTGTCATCATACAGGCAGCAGTCACCGCACTGTAGTCCATCTGCAGGGAGGCCTTATGAAGATATCCGGTTCTGCTACGCTTCATTCCCAGAAATGCATGGCCGGCTATACCGCCGATGCCGATAATAATGCCCGCATGCTGGATGGTATCATCCGGATAATAGAGCTTCCCTCCCACGATTCCAACCTCCGGTCTCTGGCAATTGGCAAGCATCGCCTCCATCCACATGGGACTGATCACCTGTATGTCATTATTCAGGAACAGCAGATATTCTCCTTTTGCCTCCTTTACGGCAAAATTATTGATTGCCGAATAGTTGAAACTCCCTTTCCAGGTCAAAATCCGGATATTATCCTGTACTTCCAGTGTCTGATAGTATGCAAACGTCTCCTGCTGTATACTGTTATTTTCCACAATCAGAATCTCATAATTTTTATATGTGGAAATCTGTATTACAGAATCCAGACATTGCTTTAATGTCTCACAGTTGTCTTTGTTGGGAATTATGATGGAGATCAACGGTTCTCCCTGAACGGGGTAGGTAACATCGTAGAAACCATAATCTGAAGTATGGCATACCCTGGCTCCTTTTACCCCCGACCTTTCCAGATGCCCTTCAATTGCCCTTTTGCCGGCCTCAAAGGCATACATCTTGCTTGCAGGGTTATCTGCAGTAGAGTCCTTATGGGTTCTCCAGTGGTAAAGGATTTTTGCAACATGCCCGGTCCTCCGGGCACTTTCCACGCATCGAAAGATGAAATCATAGTCCTGGGCACCATCAAACTCTTTTCGGAAGCCTGATATTTGCTCGATTAACGTACGCCTGGCTACAAAAAAATGGCAGATATAATTATTGGATCTCAAAAGGTCCAGATTAAAATCCGGTTTGAAATGTGGCTGAAAATGTTCGCCAAGATCCGTGGTCACCTTATCTTCATCGGTGTACACCGCATCCAGGTTTTCATCCTCATTCAGTAATTTTACAATCTCATACAAGGCATCCGGTGCAAGCAGGTCATCATGATCCAGCAGTCCTGCAAATTCACCGCTCGCTAAAGAAAAAGCAGCATTAGTATTTTCTGCAATTCCCAGATTTTCCGAAAGCTCCTGTATGCGGATTCTCGGGTCTGTGCTTTTGTATTCATTTAAAACCCGGGCCATCCCTTCATCCGAAGGACTGGCATTGGCAATACAAAGTTCCCAGTTCGCATAAGATTGTCTCTTAAGTGATTCAATCATTTCACGCAGGAATATCTCCGGTGTCCGATAAGCCGGAACCACCACACTTATCAGAGGCTCATATGAAAAATACTGTCTGCGTTGGCGCTTCAAGTCCTCAGAGGATGCCTTATGGGACTCATACCATGGACCATAGGGCACTTCTTCAGGCTCCATCCGTTCGGAAAGTCTGACAAAAAACTCCCCGGGTCCATAATGCTTCAGATACCGCAGACCTTTTATGATATTATAGGGTTTCAGTTTTTTCAAAAATCGAAGCACGTTTGCTTCTTTCATAGCCACACCTCTAATTTTCATAATACGTAAAGCTCAGCAGGCACTGAACCACACGCTCCATCTCTTCCTCTGCCAGACTGTAAAACATCGGCAGGCGTACCAG
The window above is part of the Novisyntrophococcus fermenticellae genome. Proteins encoded here:
- a CDS encoding S1C family serine protease, producing MSEEYNNSEKNDQNKNSEDSTYSWVNPRLNSEARESGVANADMAKHATETVEHNIQDSLEHQETQQSSSNVNSGSTQSFEQGPAEHQRSYYHINKQMADTSDTGKKRNRKDRNTSGTGKRWASNVAMALVFGLVAGSVMYGVNYAGEKINGTSSAPAIQNTAVASGSSDGVKETSSSSIGGTYSVAEVAKNAIPAMVAISTETVETVESFFGTYAQTVPASGSGVIVGQNDDELLIATNNHVVEGASKLSVAFVDDTAVEAQIKGTDSDNDLAVVAVKLSDIPEETMNKIKVATLGDSDALQIGEEVVAIGNALGYGQSVTNGIISATNRTVQTQSETTGEAAESAGLIQTNAAINPGNSGGALLNMKGELIGINEAKYSSTSVEGMGFAIPLSKAEPILQNLMNVQTRSKVGDSDASYIGIEGVDVSSDINSAYSIPVGAYVSSVEEGGPADKAGIRAKDVITEVDSRKISSMADLKAALEYYAKGETVEVKIQRMGAGEYEEKTVSVTLGDKSDMKQTTPEQPNQQQINPFGK
- the glmS gene encoding glutamine--fructose-6-phosphate transaminase (isomerizing), with product MCGIVGYIGENQAAPILLDGLSKLEYRGYDSAGIAVSSGEEIRMVKATGRLKVLDDLTHGGSTLPGTIGIGHTRWATHGEPSDTNAHPHLNKDGSIVVVHNGIIENYLKLKKKLENKGYKFLSETDTEVIAHMLDYYYNGNPVDTITKIMHRMEGSYALGIMFQDHPDEIYAVRKDSPLIVGESNEGNFIASDAPAVLKYTRQVYFIQNEEIVKLTKDSLTFYNIDEEVLTKEATTIDWDINAAEKGGYEHFMLKEMYEQSKAVSDTLNPRLKDGDIVIQELGMSEDEIRKIRKIYIVACGSAYHTGVTAKYVFEGLARIPVEVDLASEFRYRHPIFEPDTFVIIVSQSGETADSLAALREAKSHGVKTLGIVNVVGSSIAREADNVMYTWAGPEIAVATTKAYSTQLIAEYLLALKFAKVRGTIDNDVFASMLEELKQLPEQISLLLSHKENVQKFANRYLATEHVFFIGRGIDYAISLEGSLKLKEISYIHSEAYAAGELKHGTISLIEDGRLVVAVLTQPDLYKKTISNIQEVKTRGAFVMAVTTVENTEVEKVADYCVYIPKTNPYFTNSLAVIPLQLFGYYVSIGKGLDVDKPRNLAKSVTVE
- a CDS encoding glycosyltransferase family 2 protein — protein: MIETMHAYTIDVLIPTFKPDKNFPELLRRIAQQSYHVRNIIIVNTDETFWNPEWEREVSDLYVKHITAEEFDHGKTRRFMADLSDADILLFMTQDAVPADHYLVEEMVKCFKLPSVRAAYARQLPMPDCGPLEQFARSFNYPKEPDIKDKDDLSRLGIKTFFCSNVCAAYDRRTYEELGGFEDSAIFNEDMIYGGRLILAGYAIAYAADAKVFHSHNYSCRQQFKRNFDLGVSQADYPEIFSAYPSEGEGIRLVRKSAAYVLRIRRPWLLVQLFFQSGAKYIGYFMGKHYGILPDALIRQCTMNRNYWIE
- a CDS encoding LCP family protein, with the translated sequence MSKKRVNKKSKAYKRRRRRRIIFGIELVALLVLGTALFGFAYVNSKLDKVENDDLDYSKIGVNQSVIKATEENTRTGTELVALVGLDSRDNSLASGIQSDTMIVACVDHDSKSIRLVSLYRDTWLNVFTKDGQNRYTKCNAAYNIGGPEHMLTMMNKNLDLNITEYAAVNFKALTEVINKLDGLDIDLTREELIHLNNYNKETSKIAGVEYEEIEVPDKSELDGAQTMTFHLNGSQSVSYTRIRATAGNDFRRAARQRLVIGKIMEKAKSADLPTLNKIMDTVFPMIKTSLSKQEILKMGMNLLSYNMGEQTGFPFDHLEGANVTKAMDGNDCVIPVTLETNVVKLHNFLFPAETDYQPSAEVMEYSNHIIEESGYGEDSIPSSSETGEIPQ
- a CDS encoding undecaprenyl-phosphate glucose phosphotransferase — translated: MIKDNQKYFNRLHVVIDGFVIAFTYWLSWVLKFKTPLFGFFEGGVLPFSSYMQLLLLIVPGYLLLYYGCGLYTPKRVQGRRLEFANIVKANTLGILVTVLFLYLMKQSHISRTALGLFFVLNCMLEVVVRNLIRFSLRKMRKLGYNQKHILLVGYSRAAEEYIDRIIANPQWGYTIRGILDDHVEAGTTYKGIKVLGRIANLLVILPENRLDEIAISLGLNEYFRLEEIVALCEKSGVHTKFIPDYHNIIPTKPYTEDLLGLPVINIRYVPLTNTFNAMIKRAMDIVGSIFCILLFSPVMLFACIGVKVSSPGPLIYRQTRVGLHNRSFEMYKFRSMEQQPACEEKKAWTVRNDPRVTRIGKIMRKTSIDELPQLFNVLKGDMSLVGPRPERPFFVEKFREEIPRYMVKHQVRPGITGWAQVNGYRGDTSIRKRIDYDLYYIENWTVGLDIKILFLTIFRGFVNQNAY
- a CDS encoding glycosyltransferase family 2 protein translates to MDEVSVVVPNYNGKQYLQTCLDSLLNQTYEKLSIILVDNGSSDGSLELLQKEYPQVKVIAFSENTGFCHAVNEGIKATKSPYVILLNNDTEAAPDFAEQLLDGIRRRKKAFSCAAKMIQFQNRTLLDDAGNFYNALGWAFARGKGKDASLYNREEKIFAACAGAAIYRREVFEQIGLFDEEHFAYLEDIDIGYRAKVQGYQNWYIPRAKVYHIGSGTSGSRYNLFKIRYSSRNNIYMLYKNMPFVQIIINLPLLILGFLIKMVFFAGKGFGREYIAGMKNGFTLAGKARRNGKKVPYCGKNLPHYVRIQWELLINIVRRVVD
- a CDS encoding glycosyltransferase family 2 protein is translated as MKEANVLRFLKKLKPYNIIKGLRYLKHYGPGEFFVRLSERMEPEEVPYGPWYESHKASSEDLKRQRRQYFSYEPLISVVVPAYRTPEIFLREMIESLKRQSYANWELCIANASPSDEGMARVLNEYKSTDPRIRIQELSENLGIAENTNAAFSLASGEFAGLLDHDDLLAPDALYEIVKLLNEDENLDAVYTDEDKVTTDLGEHFQPHFKPDFNLDLLRSNNYICHFFVARRTLIEQISGFRKEFDGAQDYDFIFRCVESARRTGHVAKILYHWRTHKDSTADNPASKMYAFEAGKRAIEGHLERSGVKGARVCHTSDYGFYDVTYPVQGEPLISIIIPNKDNCETLKQCLDSVIQISTYKNYEILIVENNSIQQETFAYYQTLEVQDNIRILTWKGSFNYSAINNFAVKEAKGEYLLFLNNDIQVISPMWMEAMLANCQRPEVGIVGGKLYYPDDTIQHAGIIIGIGGIAGHAFLGMKRSRTGYLHKASLQMDYSAVTAACMMTKRGIFEKVGGFEEKLAVAFNDVDLCLRTGKEGFLVVYNPHVEMYHYESKSRGLEDSKEKVRRFQDEIEFMRTRWITLLKNGDPCYNKNLTLSKWNYSLRA